In the genome of Dermacentor silvarum isolate Dsil-2018 chromosome 1, BIME_Dsil_1.4, whole genome shotgun sequence, one region contains:
- the LOC125942262 gene encoding uncharacterized protein LOC125942262: MADIPELSEYTGSRSRALRCLHRAEWKACNAATSSDPQLVNTFPAPESRNDATAYRSLLPIHGRLSQDAKAPVFVAQLRTSATLPPRQPARSSHTPHKPHARLLSRRTPAAPTFAAADARISCFFNSCAGITLARATAVARLQDVAVAAEVSNDDDVDAVPVVALLAQEFGELKEHLRLLALSLGLHNQQLLRSYLCFHRIRATSFRGCGKKVLAALEVAVPLNVQTLERFLEKMAEYTQQDEVESRNAMKQPCAADVNQDEPDRLNAVTQSFTDAAEDDSVSAPMQPGERHRRHLLGPSELSSFVLCKAPQPCHDNDDGVDNDNEEFCAPTQNGDSPPLKVRAMVKYRRQKESVAEEGNKENKTQPVRPKTGIDETPPPSPGFVAESDPEDHDGDTIAVTARHPLFVFDVTGATVYRCGCRPGGATWSPIIGSVGKTSGKRPSRGMRLKKPTCDTVPELPSQETAAGGGWMQPH; this comes from the coding sequence ATGGCTGACATTCCGGAGCTATCGGAGTACACCGGGTCACGAAGCCGAGCGCTGCGGTGCTTACATCGGGCTGAGTGGAAGGCTTGCAACGCAGCGACTTCAAGCGATCCGCAGCTTGTTAATACCTTCCCCGCGCCCGAGAGCCGAAATGACGCCACTGCTTACCGTTCGCTGCTTCCGATACACGGTCGCCTTTCGCAGGATGCCAAAGCTCCGGTATTCGTGGCACAGCTGCGCACCTCGGCTACGCTTCCGCCAAGACAGCCTGCGAGGTCATCCCACACACCGCATAAGCCTCATGCGAGGCTGCTTTCCCGCAGAACGCCGGCAGCTCCTACCTTTGCGGCTGCAGACGCCAGGATCTCTTGCTTCTTTAACAGCTGCGCGGGCATCACGCTGGCCCGTGCTACAGCAGTTGCGCGCCTCCAGGATGTCGCAGTGGCTGCGGAAGTGAGCAATGACGACGATGTTGACGCCGTCCCAGTGGTCGCTCTTCTGGCCCAGGAGTTCGGTGAGCTGAAGGAACATCTGCGGCTGCTGGCACTGAGTCTCGGTCTTCACAATCAGCAGCTCCTACGCAGTTACCTATGCTTTCATCGTATTCGAGCAACCAGCTTCAGAGGCTGCGGCAAAAAGGTCCTCGCCGCACTTGAAGTTGCAGTGCCGCTGAATGTGCAGACCCTTGAGCGTTTCCTTGAGAAGATGGCAGAATACACacagcaggacgaggttgaaaGTCGGAACGCAATGAAACAGCCATGTGCAGCAGATGTCAACCAGGATGAACCCGACAGGCTGAATGCCGTGACGCAGTCATTCACCGACGCGGCGGAGGACGACTCCGTGTCTGCTCCCATGCAACCTGGAGAAAGACACCGGCGCCACCTGTTGGGTCCCTCCGAACTCAGCAGCTTCGTCCTGTGCAAAGCACCCCAGCCGTGCCACGACAatgacgacggcgtcgacaatgacAACGAGGAGTTCTGCGCGCCGACACAGAATGGTGATTCTCCACCCCTGAAAGTCCGAGCCATGGTGAAGTACAGGAGGCAGAAGGAATCAGTGGCAGAAGAGGGCAACAAAGAGAATAAGACACAGCCTGTGAGGCCAAAAACCGGAATAGACGAGACTCCACCACCTTCCCCCGGCTTTGTTGCGGAGAGCGATCCTGAAGATCATGATGGCGACACGATCGCGGTCACAGCCAGGCACCCGCTGTTCGTTTTCGATGTGACCGGTGCGACTGTCTACCGGTGCGGCTGTCGGCCTGGCGGCGCCACTTGGTCGCCTATCATCGGAAGCGTCGGAAAGACATCGGGAAAGCGACCGAGCAGGGGGATGCGTCTGAAGAAGCCCACATGTGACACGGTCCCCGAACTCCCAAGTCAGGAGACTGCTGCAGGGGGAGGATGGATGCAGCCACACTAG